Part of the Candidatus Neomarinimicrobiota bacterium genome is shown below.
CAAACTCAAAGTGGAGCATGTGGATCCATATGACATCAAAATATTAACCAACTGATCAGTTCCCTCCTTATTTGTTCTTTCAGATAAACCTATATAATAATGATTTTCAACCTTCAAGATATCGCCCGCATCCAGCGACCCTGGTTCGTTTATTCTTTCTATGTTCGTAAAATAGTCACGTAACACCCTCTCTATTTTGATGATTTCACCTTTTCGTGAAAATGCTCCGGGATTTGCGATGACCGCACAATATGGAGTCAACAGTGCTGTGTCCTCAACGAACGTAGAATCAGGGTAGTCCTCGTCTGCATCAAGCACTAGAACCTCAAGGTCGCACTTTTCGAGAGCTTTAATATATTGTTGGTGTTGATTGATGACTTTTTCATAATCAGGAGGGCCCAGATTCGTGGTTGTTAGGCCGTTGATTATGTTCCGGCACGGGGTCCGAACAATCGCTTTTGTAAAGATCATTTTTCCGGGGTCGGGCCAAGCCATCTCATTGATATTCAAAGGAAATCGTTCAAGAAATGACTGTTTTCAAGGCCTAAAGCACCATTTTCAGTGCCAAAATAACCCTTCTCAGGAGCAACTGCATCGCCTGAAGGCCGTTGTGTCTGCACACTTTTCCGACATCATCATAAAATAGTTGTACTCTCTATCAGTTACTTCATTGATGTTCTTGCCCTTTAATTTCAAGAACTCAGCATTTTTGCAAGGGTCGGTCGAGGACTAAGGAAAGACAGAGTAAGGGCTAACCAAGGAGAAGATCAACATTTAGCAAATATTCTTCATTCTAACTGCTCTCATGTCCATACGCCACTCTCCGCAATGCGGACATCACATGCTGAGTTCATCCCAAATCTTTTCGGCGTTGATTCTACGATATATGACTGCTGCTGATACAAAAAAATCATCACAGATCAGCTTTGAAATGGCATCTTTAAGTGCTTCCTCATCATCTGCGATGTCACGATATTTCTGAATGCCATCACTTTTTTCTTTAATCTTGTCTATTAGTTGATTTCTCGGAACCAACAATCTTCCTGCAAATTCATAAGCTTGGCTTTCAAACCAACGATTATCCTCTTCCTTCATTTTGATACGGAAATCTACCCACTCTTCGATTCCTGCAAATTGAATTTGGCTTATCTCGATCCTGTGAAGAATGAGATGTCCAATTTCATGTGCGAACGTAAATCGGAGCCTCTTTTCCTGCCTTGGGTCCTCATAAAGGTCCTGATCAATACAAAGGGTTCTGAGGTCACTTTCAAGAAATGCTTCTACGTCACTACGATGTCTGAGTCCTGGTTGGGGATTTATTCTAATGTTAAGATCGATTTCAGCAATTTCAATGATAGGCACAGGTATCTTGTCCGGAGGTCTAACGTATTCTTGGCGGAATTTCTCAGCCTCATCTCTAATGTGGTCCCAACTTAGACGAGGAGGCAGGATATTGGTCAATCAGCTTTCCCTAAGGATCTTGACAATCTCTCTCAATTCTCGCGTGGTAGGTTTTTCACCCCGAATTGTTCGAAAGAAAATGGGGAGTCTGTTAACCAGGTTCGAGTCAACCAACTCGCTTGGAATATGGCTAACAGCCGCTAACTCTTTAAGAGTCAAATACTCTTCAGAATCGTTTCCTAAACCGAGGGCCTCAGCAACTGAATTCAGAACTTCCTTGGTTCTGGGTGCCGGATGTAAACCTCTCTCTGTCTTACTCCAATTACTCGGATCCAGTCCTGTTGTCCTACAGAATTCTCTCAGGGTGATCCTTCTTTCAAGTCTAAGATTCCTGGCATATTCACCGAAGCTTGCCATGTATTCCTCCCTATTCTCAGTATTTTTTTGTGGTATAAAGTTACCACACCGTATTTAAAGTAGAAATAGTTTTGATTGTTCCCAAAAAATCCCGCTAGATGATTTCGTATCTATTTTGCGGTCCGTGAACTTTTCATACATTGATACTTGTAGAATATTAAACGCGTTCAATTCAGATGAACTGCGCCACAATGTGAGTCACATTCACAACTAAAATCCCCTACCCCCGTCCGGTTTTTCGCCGGAGGAAAAGTTGGTTATAAAACATATGTTGATTTCTATTGAACAGCCGATCCCATCCCACCTGGGCGGGACAGGGCCAACCGTATTTCAACCCTTTTCAGACCAAATTGCAGCCCGGACCTGCGCACGCTGTGCGGGCGGGGCGGCTTGGTGAGTCCGGTGGTGTCTCGTTGACAAACAAAAATGTTGGC
Proteins encoded:
- a CDS encoding ImmA/IrrE family metallo-endopeptidase, producing the protein MTNILPPRLSWDHIRDEAEKFRQEYVRPPDKIPVPIIEIAEIDLNIRINPQPGLRHRSDVEAFLESDLRTLCIDQDLYEDPRQEKRLRFTFAHEIGHLILHRIEISQIQFAGIEEWVDFRIKMKEEDNRWFESQAYEFAGRLLVPRNQLIDKIKEKSDGIQKYRDIADDEEALKDAISKLICDDFFVSAAVIYRRINAEKIWDELSM
- a CDS encoding N(G),N(G)-dimethylarginine dimethylaminohydrolase translates to MFTKAIVRTPCRNIINGLTTTNLGPPDYEKVINQHQQYIKALEKCDLEVLVLDADEDYPDSTFVEDTALLTPYCAVIANPGAFSRKGEIIKIERVLRDYFTNIERINEPGSLDAGDILKVENHYYIGLSERTNKEGTDQLVNILMSYGSTCSTLSLEKALHLKSGVAFLGNDNLVATGEFVSKSEFQDFVILRIDADEECAANCVLVNDNVLIPMGFPNTKKSIESAGYQVIEVDVSEFRKLDGGLSCLSLRF
- a CDS encoding helix-turn-helix transcriptional regulator; protein product: MASFGEYARNLRLERRITLREFCRTTGLDPSNWSKTERGLHPAPRTKEVLNSVAEALGLGNDSEEYLTLKELAAVSHIPSELVDSNLVNRLPIFFRTIRGEKPTTRELREIVKILRES